In Ascaphus truei isolate aAscTru1 chromosome 2, aAscTru1.hap1, whole genome shotgun sequence, the genomic stretch ATATTATTTGGGTCACTCAGCACACAGTTCCCTCCATTTAAAAAGGCTGAGTGGTGTCATCCTATTAATTAtagtttatatttattttctgtaTGTCCTCAAACACTTTGCAAATCATTCAATGCAGTACGTGGGACACTTCTCAGAAgattttcgtgtgtgtgtgtttttttttttttaataattgccAAAACAATATGCGCACAAAATACCACAAAAAAGGAATGCTGGACATAGCTGAACATGTGAATTGCTGAAGCAGAAAACTAATGTATCGCAGAGGCAGCACATGCAGAGAACTAGATTCTTTAATTTTAGATATACCACTAACTTTTCTGTCTCTTATTGACCTCTATTGGAGACTGAAACGTTAGAGATATGTTACATTATAGCTCTTCTTTTTGTTCTCAATTAAATTATGTACCTGTTATTTTTAGGATTAATATTAATTATATAATAACAAATTACAAGAGCAAAGTGGTCTGCCGCCTactagtatgtgtgtgtgggcgtgtatatatatatatatatatacacatacacacatacatatatacaatagacattatttttatatatatatatatatatatatatatatatatatatatatatatagtatatcacatatacaaacatacacacacacacacacacacacacacaaacacacacacacacacacacacacacacacacacacacacacacacacacacacacacacacacacacacacacacacacacacacacacacactgtgtttgtgtgtgtatctagcATCATCTCTATATTTTAACTCGTATAACCATTGTCCATTATCCAGTTCACAGCAGTTCACTTACCTATTCATTTATTCACTTACTCATTCTAGCAGATCCTCTGCCACCGCTGCTAACATGCTTTTGAGACCTCATAATTATTTGTCAAAGTCTGGAAAGTATATTATCCCTTTTCCTAGTGATAATTAGTTACCATAGCATCTAATACGCAAATGTGCCCAGAGCACACCATTAACAGTTAAACGGAGGATTCAATTTAACACATGATTATATCTTTCAAAAGTCATTAGATTAGGAAAGTCAATGTCACTCATGCTGGGGCAATCACATGCAAGTCTTAGACAGCAGAAAGGACGAGGACGCCACAGCTTCTTAACAAGTTGTTCAAGCCCCCATAAATTCAATTGTGGACAAGGAAATAATGGACTGCAGGAGTGATTTCTATTGATACGTGCTACAATGAAGCAAACATATTGACACAACACATATAGAAGTAACTGTTCTAGACTGCTCAGAAATAACCAACCACAGTGGGCCTTCAAACACCATCTCTGGAAGTGACACTGCTGGTACCTAACTTGTCACAAACACATCATGATCACTAGGAAGTGAAGACCTGTGGTCAAGTATACTTAGTAACAACACAAGGTTTACAGTCACACATTACAATCTCAGTGGTACAGTTTGTGCAATCTTATTGAGCATTCTAATATATAAAAGCTATTTAACATAGCCTCATTTTACTGTATTTTGTATCACAGATATTAACACAGCTGAAATCGCAATGTCTCATGATGCTTCTGAGAGATACCAGTACACCATCAATATTGTGCACCTGTACTGTCAGCTAAAAGTGAATGGATGGTTTTAGTTTATCCTAACAGTGTCTTCCAAGATGAGCACAAACATTATAACAAATGCcacatgcaatatatatatatataatatataatatatatatatatatatatatatatatatatatatatatatatatatatatatatatatatatatatatatatatacacaatgtatatatatatatacacacacacacacacacacaccctgattaCTTTCCGACGAAGTGACAAAAATACTGGACTTCAACATTCACACAACCTCTAACAACAGTCTCCTGCAGCATTTTAACTTGCAGTTCTTTAACATAAAAAAAGGAAGGATAATACCTCGTATGGGAAGTGAATTATCTGGGAACACTAGAGCTTGCAGGACGGTGAATCGCAATATACAGAAGAAACGTCCCTGTAATGAGAAATATTAAACAGTAAATCTTGCAGCAAATTTGTCCTATGATGTTAATTTGGAAAAGAATGCTGCTGGTGGTTAATTCCTAATCAGAGTGATGGACAGCAGAGAGAGAACAATACAAACTAATGACTGTGTTGCTGATCACTTTACCCCTTGATTAAAGACACCCAATTATGGCGCAGAACAGTGTCATAATTATGTTCCTTAATCACATCCAGGAGGTTTAATTGCCTTAACGATGTGTTTCATTAAATGAATTTAGGTATTATAGTCGACAGTTTTCATACACAGTTGTTTTCAAATTAACATAATATTAGACATCGTCATGGAAATTGTTTTAATAATCGTAATTAGAGGCACACGGCCTTTGTGTGGTAATGCTGAGAGACGGCTGTCTTTTGGCCTAGGGGCTGCTCAGCCCACCCTGTCTGTACAGCCATTCCCAGGTCCCTTGCTCTTAGCTCAGGAAAAGTTACAGCTTTAGAttgctcttttcttcttttttttaaatacaagatGTGGAGCAGAAATGTGTTACCCCCTCTCTGGTGTTCTTGTGCATTCAAAGGGCTCTGACCAGGTACAACTGAAAGACACAGATACTGATCATATACAGTCAGCAGCACACATACTATATACGCACAGATATGCCAACctatgttaatatatatataacgtcaTGCATGTTATAATGAAACACTGCTTGCATTTCTTTGAAGGAGCAAGAGAGTGCCTATTATCTTAAGAGTTTTATATGGAATATATTTAAGTGCACCCAGTCCGGTTACCATGTTACCATTGTGTCGTAACACACAGTAACATGGTAACCGTACTGGGTGCAGTTAAATATATTCCATATAAAACTCTAAGATAATAGGCACTCTCTGGCTCCTTCAAAGAAATGCCAGCAGTGTTTCATTATAACATGTATGACGTTTTGGTCCCCTTAgcatcttgagaaaggtccccaaAGGGAACCGAAACGTCGCTGTATGTTAATATAAACCACTTTTTGCATTTTTGTTTAAAGACGCCTGAGCGTGCCTATTAtcttggagatatatatatatatcacttgcaAAGCTATAGgatatatgtgtaatatatatatatagatagatacatatctatatatatatgatatatatttctatatatatatgtatatatctatatatatatatatatatattacacatatatcCTATAGCTTTGCAAGTTAATTGGCAATTTCTACAACGTTTACACGGAATCAATACTAAATAAGCAATGACTATTGTCATTTATCCACAAATCTCATTTATGCTTAAAACAGATCAGACTTAAAAACTGTAAATGCATTGTAATACTATCCCCACCACTTACCGTTCTTCTGATTTCCGTTTTTGATACGAGAAGCAAATATGAATACAAACTTTCTTTGTTATTCTAACTCTCGAAATTACCCAGAGTAATCTACACTACACTTTGTAAATGAGAATGTATTGAACAAGGCACAATACGATTTGAAATGTCTTTGTATCTCTATCCACCAAGAGATATCAGGTCTACAATAAACTCAGCACTTGGTCTCTAATTGGAATGAATTTGGAATATGGTTATTCATTTTAACCACCAGATCTAAATGTGAAAACTGACATTGTATGTGAACCACAACGAAGACATACAAAATGTCCTTATtctattgtaataataataataaatacgaCCCGGTGCCATTTAAACCAGTGAAAGTAAATGATGGCTCTGTACATTGGAAGTAAAATTACTTATTCCTAAAACCATCGGGTTATACTTCACTGAAAAAAAAACCAATGTTGGGTATAATTTTACAAAGCAGagtgtatttaaaatattttaataaagaaCTTTCTTCCGACACAGATGCACATACAGAGGATCATATATTGCTTTGGTAATCTGATTGACCTATTTAATGGTTAGCACGCTTTACACATCCTTGACCTGCCATCAGTCTATCACCAAGTCTATTCACCCATCCACTATGACAGACAGAATATATGAAAGTGGTGAAAACAGCAGGATAtgggtgtactgtatatgtttttcttGTACTTTATTTAGTATGCTCAGAAATACTTAACTGTGCAAACCCAATCTGTAACCTTACTTCATAAAACCATGTATGTGAATGCATGATAATTCACTTCATGAAGCTGCAGTAGCCTTTGAACGTCTGTGGAAGTCATTTCATACAGTAACCCATGTGGCCACAACATTGTTTTATATGCAACAGAACTATCTGCATTTCGGACACATTCGCAATGAAGAACAACGAGGTCGAATGCATTTAATCTATGATTAGTTGATCTGACTTGAATAAGAAAAGTATTTCCTTTGAAGTGCTTTTGATTGAAATGATAAATAGCTGTGTACATTTGTCAATTAATAATACACATTCCCCTGCAATTTTTGGACTGAAGCAATTTATTAAAGCTCAGTTTAAATACAGTGATGAGGCAACTTCAAATCAAAATGACCTTTCAGATAAGCAAGCAGCTCTGCAACATTGAGATTCTCATATGCGTTCTTTTCTATTAAGCTTTTGAAACACTTGGCACGAAGTTTATAAATTAATTCAGTAGAAGGATCTCcaaataattgtaaaaaaaaaaataatgcattttagaCCCCTTAACCTCATAACACAAGATAAATAGTCTTGGAGTGGAACAATTATTGAAGTGTAATACATAAATTACCAGGTATCCTCACACAACATTCAATGTGGAAAGTAACAAGGTGCACATAAataattttgtaaaaaaaaaaaaaatctatactttCAGTCACACCAGTTTGTAAGCTGTGTACACTCTCACCAAAACTTTGAGCAATGTCATACAAAGTtcagacacaataaaaaatacaaatgattTATATTCTTGCAAtttttcagtcttttttttttttaaattaaataagtCTATATTTCAAGTGTTTTCCTGGCTCAGGATCAATATCAAATTCAAGTGCCCTTTTCTGATTTAGAATAGTCAGTCTGTTTTAAATTAATAGCATCCTTAATAGTATTAGCACTCAATTCAAATGAGCACCGTTTAGCAACACACATAATTAAATAATTCCTTGTAGAAACCGATCTAAATTGTCTCAACCTTCAAGAACAAAGaaagggaaaaggggaaaaaaaacgcgattttgaCTTCGCTGAGGTTTGGTTACAAGTAAGTCCGTCAGATGTGAACCAAAATAATACAATCCCCCAAATAACAACcaacattttttgttgttgtttaaaaaaaaaatgaatcaccAAAGAAGCCTGGAAATATCTGCAGAGAACAAGAAGTCCTTTCCCTATAATTATGTGATCCCCCATCTACCTGTCCCTTAATAGTGGTTGCCTGTGATCCTAGCTGTGGGTCAGTCCAGAGCAGGCACCAGGAAAGCAGGTGTCAGCTGCTGACTTTCTTTGATCCCTTTTTCTGTCCTCCTGCTAACAAGGGGGGGTCCTATCTGATAATAAGAAGGGGCATCCTGTCTGATAATAAGAAGGGGGATCCCGTCTGATTATAAGAAGGGGGATCCCGTCTGGTTATAAGAAGGGGGATCCCGTCTGGTTTAAGGCTTCTCCGTGCACTGCTTGCACAGACTGGACGACACGCTGCTGAACAGGGCGCACTTGTCCGGGCAGGCGCTGGCCGCGGGAAGTCCGGTGCTGAACGGGTACCCCGCGGTGGCCGCCGCCTGCTCATAGGCTCCCAGTGACGGGTGCagcgctgccgccgccgccgcggcCGCCGCCGCCGCGCTGGGTATGGCCGCGGCGGAAATGGCCTGGCCCTGGTTGAGATAAGCCACCAGCCTGCGCATCTCCTCCAGCGCCTGCGCCTGCATGAGGATGTAGTTCTTGGCCAGCAGCAGCGTGGCGATCTTGGAGAGCTTCCTGACCGAGGGGCTGTGCGCGTAGGGGATGACCGCCCGCAGCTCGTCCAGCGCGTCGTTCAGGTCGTGCATGCGCCGCCGCTCCCGGGCGTTGATGTTTAACCGCAGGGCTTTCTGCTCCTTGGACTTCTTGCCGCCGCCCGGCGCGCCGGGcgcgtccgctctcccccccgccgGGGAGCCCCGCTCCCCCGCTCTCAGCAGCTCGCAGCGGCCGTCGCTGCTGTCCTCGTCCGGGCTCTGGTCCTCCCCCCCGCTGCTCTCCGCCTCCCGGCCCGCGCCCTCCCCGTACTTAGCGCACATGTTGGCGGCGGCCAGCGCCAGGGAGTCCGCCGTGGTCCCCACTACTCCTACTCCGACTCCTCCCGGGGGGGGCTGGTGGTGCCGCAGCAGCAGCGCGGCGGTGGCGGGGTCCGGGCCCTGGTAGCAGTGCAGCGGGGAGCGCTCCCCCTGCTGCTGGGGCAGGTCCAGCCCCGGAGGGGATCGGAAGGCAGACTCCATCCTCTTAGCCGAGGCGCTGAGGCTCTTGCGGAACAAGTCCTCCTCTGCCATGTGCAGCGCTCTCTCCatctgccccccaccctgccctccTCCAcactttagtgctgctctgatctctccccctcttcttcttcttcttctcttcactttctttctctcttcctttttaatTCTCTCAACACGAAACCCCCACAAATAAAATCCTCCGCCGCTTCCTAGTTCCTGCGATCCTTGTCTTGTGGTTTCCCACCTTTCCCCCACTTTATTCGGTGTGCAGGTCGCTTTCCCCCGCTGGTCTCTGCGCGGCGCGCTGGTCGCCCCCTGCTCCTGTCCTGCGCGGCTGAGCCTCAGCCTGGGATAATGTGCTGAGGCATCCTGAGATGAAACAAGCTCTTGCACCGTTTATCTTGCTTGGATTCACCTTCAAGAGATTTCCGGAGCCATCAAGCAGCGGCAGCCACAGACGGGGGAGTCTTTCACATCATTATCTCTGAGTAGGTTATTATGAAGAAGACTCGCCTGTTGGGACAGAGCTTTCTACCCAATCAGGTTAACGTTTTAATTAATAGGATTAaaacggtaacaaacaatcccaggcaCTAGCTGGCCCTGAGTCTGAATACTTTcatttccctgctctgaagacaggcagcagcagcagctagaGCTTTATAAAAGGCGCCTGCTCCATTATTCTCGCTGCCATCTGTATACACAGCTTAACGCATATGTTTGCAAGACGTTGTGTCCTGTTAGTAACCCAACAACTGCCTTTAGCTTGACATGTGTGGCGACTTTCACTCATCAATGAACACAGTAAAAGCCCTACTTAGATCTACGAATTGCTCTGCCTCCTTCAGCAAATGACAGAAAGGCACTGCACATTTTCCTGTGAACACTTTCTCAAGTGCTGCCAGCAGAAATGTATGCAGTCACTGCATAGTTAAGGGTTATATACACACTGCACTCCGTCTCTTTTATGCTGCATATATCTTCATGCTCAAATACTCTGGAGTAGGGCAGTCAAGTTACTTACTGTACTGCTCCTTTTATGGGGAACTATGATGCCTGTCCAGCTTATCTTATCTTATCATAAAGATACCAAATAAGCAAGTGGAGTCATTGTTGACTATTTTATTGAATCTGGAGGCATCGATGtcatattatttaaaataaattatagaaaaaaaaatatttaatcatGGGTAGTTCCAGTCAGGTACCTTCAGGTATTTCTCAAACAAGTCAATGTGCAGCAAATTTACATTTATTCCAGAATCAATTCGACcactagaactttgaactacaaACAAGTCAAACAAATTCCCAATCAACTCTATTCAGTAGCTGGCAAACATGTATTGTGCACGCAATTTAACCTATTGAATCACAGGAAGGGTTGTTTAACTGCAGTCTGCCTCTCTGTGCAGTTCATATGTGTAAACAGTCATAATTTGTGTTCTTTTGGTAACATTTGACTAAAAGATCATCTTGCGGCACAAGACTATGAACCTTCCCTCATTTGATTTTAATAACCATGAACACACAGTGTATTTAGCAGCAGGTTTTCATTCTTGTGACATCTGTAAAAACAATATTCCCCAACACATCAGTAAATCATTATTATGTGGCAGAATCACTGAAGGCAATGCGTTTTTTGGTTTCTCTGGTTTCATTAAAAAGCTTTTAATTGTGTCTCTCAGAGTTGGCCCCAGGTgttgaacgcctttcattacactTTGCTCTAATGTGATGAAATTCTAATTCTCTCCTTACCATATGGTTAAATTTCCCAACTGAGAATTAGTtgaaaaaaggagaaataatctaTTAATCTCTGTAATAGATTCACAAATGAGGTTTGCAACAGAACTTGTTTTTGAATGGTGACAGCAGAACAGTTGGGTGCCTTTTCAGAAAGTGCAGGGCTATGTGCTACAACAGACAAGCTGGGATTTTACCTGGGATAAGCCATACAAACACGTTAAAGATGCCAGCATTCAACGTAATTGATTTTCCAGCAGGTATAGGGACATATTAACACACATTTCATATGATTTCACAGAAACCACATTGTAGACACAAAAGTCAATTAATAAGCTTTCTATGTATGGAGGTCTATCAGTGTCACCTGGCTGCAAAACGTCTATGTCTGGTGGAAGAATAATAACGCTAAGTTTaattataataatagtaataataataataataatgtcgaAAACAAAGcaattagattgtttttctttgataaaaaCATCAAAAAATGTTAACACAAAATTGTCTTTGATAGATCCCCCCATTATATATGGCAAAATACCCCAGGTCACAATCCAGATTTCCAGTCATTCACTGGTTTGCTTTCAAATTGTTATCAGAGGGAAGGAATTTGACAGTGTTTTAGGGTTACTGTTTTCCAATTAGCAAGCCCTAGTCTATTCTGATGAGATGGTAATCATGGCTCTTTGCAGAAGCATATTATGTGTACATCCCATCAGCACAGCGTCCAGAAAGTAATTATATCACTTTTAGATGGCAATCACTTTtattgtgaaaaataaataaataatctaagCTTTGGCTGCTTGTCTTGGTTCACTGAGCCTTTGATGCTGCTTTCTGCAACACAGATATGCAATATGGTTTATTCACCGTTTGGTTTTGAGGGGTACTGTAGACTCTTTTATTCATTCAGCAATTACCTGCTCTCTGTTCACTTCTGTAGGGAGATGAATGTGTCATTAAGCGATGCAAAATTAGAAACATTTAATCATTTTAACAGAGAATAAAAAACCGAGGCTTTAGTTGTCTGAATGAATAATGTACTGTTGCTATTGAAACGTGCATAGCTGTATAATAGACAGTTGTCTGATCTGCAACTTGAATGAGTATACACGATTTCTACACGTAGACAATACATAAGGGCTATTATTATCCCATGCTAGAGTAGGCCCTACTTGTCAATCATCACTTCTCTCATCATTCATATGTTTAGAGCTCATTTACCTAAATCTGTcttctttataaataaataaaactatgaagAATACATTAATCTGATCGCAGATTGGCCCCAGTCACTTATCTGTGCCAATTTTTATAGTGATATATTTAGTTTAATCTGCCGTTTAACATTTTGACTATGTACATGTATAACCATGTACCCAGGAATACTATGCGTTTTACTGTTCGCCAGACACATATATATTCAAGTATAGGAGTATATGCTATTCCTTATTACTAGTAGGCTATTACTTACACACTTTGCCTTGATTTAATATCTTCGCAATTTCAATGTAGAAAGATTGCTTATATTTGCTTGTATAAATTAGGTTTATGGGCTTTCTTCTAGGTATCTATCGGTGTTTCTTTTTTCCTCTTTAAAGGAACATTATCTGTTTAAGTTTCTGCAAAACTTTTATTGAGCACACGATCTGAATGGGAGGTCAGCCCTAGAAGCCTAGTTTGTGATTGAGAGATTGAACAGTTTTCCTGGTAACTTTAGCTTGGTAGCATGCAGACAGAAGAATTTATAGAAGCGTTTAAATGCTGGGCTTGTAAAAATACCCACGGATTGGTCTTTGAGGTTTTATGCTCTCGTAAACGTTTGCTGATTACTTCTGGGAAGTTTAACACTGCATTTATCTTACAGTGCAATGAAAACACATCTGTCTAATGTCTCGTTACCTGGTTTAATTGTTACCCCCATCTCAGCAggctgttttctttttatttatttttaactctaTACATTTAGTAAGCATTGTACTCATTTCAAATTGACCTAGTTACATGCTTTAGATTTTAAACCTAATTGCACTGAACATAAATGGCTGTTGTGTTGATAAAAAATGGTTTGGTTTCCACTTCTGCAGTATAGTGCATTTATTGTTCCATAAAACATCTGCCTTTTTGAATTGCGCTCTATAAATATTtgtaaatgttgttttttttttcattgcggGTATGTCCATTACTGCTTTTATGTGTAACCCCTTTAGTGCTGTAAGGAGACGCAGCACATTGCATAGCAATCTGTTGCACTCTTCTGTATTACAGCAGACAATCCAAGCACAATGTCAGTGTCCGCGAGTAGTGTGCTGAACTAAACATACCACAATTGAAACGGAAACTGTTACAATATTAGAATACATTTTCCTACAAAGTAACCAGTAGAAATAGAAACAAGATTGCCAACGTGGAGTatattgcatacagtatgttgggGGAGTCAGGTCATCCACTGTATCAAAAGAGTATCCATGGGTCATGTTATTTTAGTTTTTAAAGGATGTTTATCTTCCAGGTATATCCTGCTATGAGCAGGAACAACCATTCTCTAAACCTTGGGATGTACATGAGTAGTAATTACAGCAATCATACTTACAGTAAGCATTTCAGTTGAATTGTCTTATTGTTCTCTTGAACTCTGCACTTTTTATTAGAAATAATTtcatggaattcattacctacaGTTACAGTATACCGATCATTATTTGTGTTTCCTCCCAGTTTGATATCTCCTAGTACATCTAAAAGTTGTTGTGACATAATTGATCTTCCCAATACAAATTGGAGTCATTACAGGCCTACAAATGATGTTTATATTTTCTCTCTTTAAGTTCTGTTGACTAATCTTTGTTTATAAGAGCTAATAGCAGAGTTGTATCAatttaacacacacacgcacacacgcacacacgcacacaggcacacacgcacacacacacactctctctctctgttggtctgtttgtttttttccatcCAAAAGATGTTAACCATGATACCAGTAACATACCTTTCAGGGTGTGCTGACAACATACAGAAACGATTATTACTTGTATTAGAGAATGCAATAATGCATGAATAAAATGTGCTAAGTGAACTGATTTATTAGTAGCCTATTTTACAAAGC encodes the following:
- the BHLHE22 gene encoding class E basic helix-loop-helix protein 22; translation: MERALHMAEEDLFRKSLSASAKRMESAFRSPPGLDLPQQQGERSPLHCYQGPDPATAALLLRHHQPPPGGVGVGVVGTTADSLALAAANMCAKYGEGAGREAESSGGEDQSPDEDSSDGRCELLRAGERGSPAGGRADAPGAPGGGKKSKEQKALRLNINARERRRMHDLNDALDELRAVIPYAHSPSVRKLSKIATLLLAKNYILMQAQALEEMRRLVAYLNQGQAISAAAIPSAAAAAAAAAAALHPSLGAYEQAAATAGYPFSTGLPAASACPDKCALFSSVSSSLCKQCTEKP